The following coding sequences are from one Pigmentibacter sp. JX0631 window:
- a CDS encoding PP2C family protein-serine/threonine phosphatase produces the protein MFQNIKKFANNFDFPIAVFDLKKYILKTSNFAFDAGNQYESKEIQKIFHKIDILKYINENLSKFEYEWVLNKRKNIPFEFFISKIKSNELLIYGINLLRVKEQEYIMKAFSKMQKENELLKEKIELEALGMATTIQKSLLPTSPVHNAHFSIASFYKSALHVGGDWFNFFLEDRTANIYIGDITGHGFAPALLTAVISGIFEKHCMLAINENKKFDSPAVILKDFNETLLKMSKQSFMMTMLSLVISKDEMNVYTYSAAHNFPFVIKRSNLQNNMPLTIEALPNSGKILGSEKDLFFKGQLKGIQSSDIIFAYTDGLIEGLSKGEQIGTKKIKEILKKHFSVEYLNLNDVMQNVKNEVLDLLDSRVLEDDISAIAIEIL, from the coding sequence ATGTTTCAAAATATCAAAAAATTTGCTAATAATTTTGACTTTCCTATTGCGGTGTTTGACCTGAAGAAATACATACTAAAAACTTCAAATTTTGCATTCGATGCTGGAAATCAATATGAAAGTAAAGAAATTCAAAAAATTTTTCATAAAATAGATATTTTAAAGTACATAAATGAAAATTTAAGTAAGTTTGAGTATGAATGGGTTTTAAATAAAAGAAAAAATATCCCATTTGAATTTTTTATATCAAAAATAAAATCTAATGAGTTATTAATTTATGGCATTAATTTGCTACGAGTTAAAGAACAAGAATATATTATGAAAGCATTTTCAAAAATGCAAAAAGAAAATGAACTTTTGAAAGAAAAAATAGAATTAGAAGCTCTTGGGATGGCAACGACAATTCAAAAATCTTTATTACCAACAAGTCCAGTTCACAATGCGCATTTTTCTATAGCTTCATTTTATAAATCGGCGTTGCATGTTGGTGGTGATTGGTTCAATTTTTTTTTAGAAGATAGAACTGCTAACATTTATATTGGCGATATAACTGGTCATGGCTTTGCTCCTGCACTATTAACTGCTGTAATTTCTGGAATATTTGAAAAACATTGTATGTTAGCAATTAATGAAAATAAAAAATTTGATTCCCCTGCTGTAATTTTAAAGGATTTTAATGAAACACTTCTAAAAATGAGTAAACAATCTTTTATGATGACTATGCTTTCTTTAGTGATATCAAAAGATGAAATGAATGTTTATACTTACTCAGCAGCACATAATTTTCCATTTGTTATTAAACGCAGTAACTTACAAAATAATATGCCTCTAACAATAGAAGCTTTACCAAATTCAGGTAAAATTCTTGGTAGTGAAAAAGATCTCTTTTTTAAAGGTCAATTAAAAGGAATCCAAAGTTCGGACATCATATTTGCTTATACTGATGGGCTTATTGAAGGTCTTTCAAAAGGTGAACAGATTGGAACAAAAAAAATTAAAGAAATATTAAAAAAACATTTTTCTGTTGAATATTTAAATTTAAATGATGTAATGCAAAATGTTAAAAACGAAGTATTAGACCTGTTAGATTCTAGAGTTTTAGAAGATGATATTTCTGCAATTGCGATAGAAATTTTGTAG
- a CDS encoding chemotaxis protein CheX, with amino-acid sequence MSAQNPLEKKLDRYYEDIIDKIMELIETQKNVLGEQKELKKDIAKLKEHVLETKTEFEQINAKLDNLTKLAKSGGGSGSSASYSSNSSSYGNKPATGGQPKSLKDFLATEAAIFDVKVLNAFIKSTKEIVKTNTRTEPTFLKPVVGENTNLKIVVAGRMNLSRDTGKGTMAFCMELESATAITRAVFMSPEDAKVSDADIKDVTSEICNQICGKSKLALKNEGYSFDIGIPEIHQGQPKDLLAVLGYPKISLFFAYEKKPFYVLFWG; translated from the coding sequence ATGTCTGCCCAAAATCCGTTGGAAAAAAAGCTTGATAGGTATTATGAGGATATTATTGATAAAATAATGGAACTCATTGAAACCCAAAAAAATGTCTTGGGCGAACAAAAAGAACTAAAAAAAGATATCGCAAAATTAAAGGAACATGTTTTAGAAACTAAAACTGAGTTTGAGCAAATTAATGCTAAACTTGATAATTTAACAAAACTTGCAAAATCTGGGGGAGGCTCTGGTTCTAGCGCTTCCTATTCTTCAAATTCATCTTCCTATGGAAATAAACCTGCAACTGGTGGCCAACCAAAGAGTTTAAAAGATTTTCTTGCTACGGAAGCTGCTATTTTTGATGTAAAAGTATTGAATGCTTTTATTAAATCCACAAAAGAAATTGTGAAAACCAATACAAGAACAGAGCCAACATTTTTAAAGCCTGTTGTTGGTGAAAACACAAATTTAAAAATTGTAGTGGCTGGTAGAATGAACCTGTCACGTGATACAGGTAAAGGAACAATGGCTTTTTGTATGGAATTAGAATCTGCCACTGCTATAACTAGGGCAGTATTTATGTCTCCAGAAGATGCAAAGGTCTCAGATGCAGATATTAAAGACGTAACAAGTGAAATATGTAACCAAATTTGTGGAAAATCTAAATTAGCACTAAAGAATGAGGGCTATAGTTTTGATATTGGTATTCCTGAAATACATCAAGGACAACCGAAAGATCTTTTGGCCGTCCTTGGTTATCCTAAAATTTCTTTATTTTTTGCTTATGAAAAAAAGCCCTTTTACGTCTTATTTTGGGGATGA
- a CDS encoding nitronate monooxygenase, translated as MNQNNIWPKNRICNLFNITHPIIQAGMVWVSGGKLAAAAANTGCLGLIGAGSMQPDVLKQHIIKAKQLTNHSLGVNIPLLYDKTQSQIEVALSAGIKIFFTSAGSPKTWTPILKKEGCIVVHVVSNPELALKCQNAGVDAVVVEGFEAGGHNGRDELTTFVLLQQMRKILNIPVIAAGGIGTGEAILACFALGAEGVQIGTAFAATEESSAHNNFKTAMCQAKFNSTFLRMKKLVPVRLLENEFSKKIALAEDECADKEKLAHLLGKGRAKEGMLNGNLAEGELEVGQIVSEINEILNCNKLVSKIISEYLEAKNKLFLN; from the coding sequence ATGAATCAAAATAATATTTGGCCCAAAAATAGGATTTGTAATTTATTTAATATTACACATCCTATCATTCAAGCTGGCATGGTTTGGGTAAGTGGGGGTAAATTAGCAGCAGCAGCAGCAAATACAGGATGCCTAGGATTAATAGGTGCTGGCAGTATGCAACCCGATGTCCTTAAACAGCATATAATAAAAGCAAAACAGTTAACAAATCATTCTCTAGGCGTAAATATTCCTTTGCTATATGATAAAACTCAAAGTCAAATCGAAGTAGCACTTTCTGCAGGAATTAAAATTTTTTTTACCAGTGCGGGTTCCCCTAAAACTTGGACTCCTATCCTAAAAAAAGAAGGTTGCATTGTCGTCCATGTAGTTAGCAATCCTGAATTGGCATTGAAATGTCAAAATGCAGGTGTAGATGCTGTAGTCGTTGAAGGATTCGAAGCTGGAGGACACAATGGCCGCGATGAATTAACAACCTTCGTCTTATTACAACAAATGCGTAAAATTTTAAATATTCCTGTTATCGCTGCCGGCGGAATAGGTACCGGTGAAGCTATTTTAGCTTGTTTCGCCTTAGGTGCAGAAGGAGTACAAATAGGAACAGCTTTTGCAGCCACTGAAGAAAGTTCTGCTCATAATAATTTTAAAACAGCAATGTGCCAAGCCAAATTTAATTCTACTTTTTTAAGAATGAAAAAATTAGTTCCTGTAAGATTATTGGAAAATGAATTTTCTAAAAAAATAGCTTTAGCTGAAGATGAGTGTGCTGACAAAGAAAAATTGGCACACCTATTAGGTAAAGGACGAGCAAAAGAAGGCATGCTCAATGGGAATTTGGCTGAAGGTGAGCTTGAAGTTGGTCAAATTGTTTCAGAAATAAATGAAATTTTAAATTGTAACAAATTAGTCTCTAAAATTATTTCCGAGTATCTTGAAGCAAAAAATAAATTATTTTTAAATTAA
- a CDS encoding site-specific DNA-methyltransferase, which produces MSEFWIESPLNNFSLNLNRNNYLIEGDNLPVLQALSSLYTNKIKLIYIDPPYNTKQKFIYNDNFGNHNSWCDMMRPRLDLAYRLLANDGFIFISIDDNEVHYLRLLMDEIFGCENFRNCIVVPRGIKNVQAQFSTARNLSIGHEYILFYSKNKETRIKKFELLNKNNLKCYGSWNNHWRGTNRPNLRYELFGITPKAGQWRWSKERSFQAIENYKKILSDCKKKNSEDLSQEEIWKWYKKNINEKVKFDLLRLSKLGKPEHFIPPNNYILGSDLWSDLKASGSRDLKKILEYGKFDMPKSVALIKRIISICTLPNTNDIILDFFAGSGTTAQAVLEKNIEDNGNRQFILVQSSEKISNLINKNVSINNIAELAKVRIEKFLQLNDSKDSKKFIYVQFIPNEINSSSPAGVAGAGLTPSSKPPMMNDI; this is translated from the coding sequence ATGAGTGAATTTTGGATTGAATCTCCTCTAAATAATTTTTCACTTAATTTAAATAGGAATAATTATTTAATTGAAGGAGATAATCTTCCAGTATTACAAGCTCTTTCGTCTTTATACACCAACAAAATTAAATTAATATATATAGATCCTCCGTACAATACAAAACAAAAATTTATATATAATGATAATTTTGGTAATCATAATTCTTGGTGTGATATGATGAGACCTCGATTAGATCTTGCTTATAGATTGCTTGCAAATGATGGTTTTATATTTATAAGTATTGATGATAATGAAGTTCATTATTTAAGATTGCTAATGGATGAAATTTTTGGTTGTGAAAATTTTAGAAATTGTATTGTTGTTCCACGTGGAATAAAAAATGTTCAAGCGCAATTTTCTACAGCAAGAAATTTATCTATTGGACATGAATATATTTTATTTTATAGCAAAAATAAAGAAACGAGAATTAAAAAATTTGAATTGTTAAATAAAAATAATTTAAAGTGTTATGGCTCTTGGAATAATCATTGGCGAGGAACAAATAGACCAAATTTGAGGTATGAATTATTTGGAATTACACCAAAAGCAGGGCAGTGGCGTTGGTCTAAGGAAAGAAGTTTTCAAGCTATAGAAAATTATAAAAAAATATTATCTGATTGCAAAAAGAAAAATAGTGAAGATCTTTCCCAAGAAGAAATATGGAAATGGTATAAAAAAAATATTAATGAAAAAGTAAAATTTGATCTATTACGGTTAAGTAAACTTGGAAAACCTGAGCATTTTATTCCTCCAAATAATTATATATTAGGAAGTGATCTATGGAGTGATTTAAAAGCATCTGGTTCGAGAGATTTAAAAAAAATATTAGAATATGGTAAATTTGATATGCCAAAATCTGTTGCTTTAATTAAAAGAATAATTAGTATTTGTACTTTACCAAATACAAACGATATTATTCTTGATTTTTTTGCAGGATCAGGAACAACGGCGCAAGCTGTTTTGGAAAAAAATATTGAAGACAATGGAAATAGACAATTTATTTTAGTTCAATCAAGTGAAAAAATAAGTAATTTGATAAATAAGAATGTAAGCATAAATAATATAGCAGAATTAGCTAAAGTAAGAATTGAAAAGTTTCTTCAATTAAATGATTCTAAGGATAGTAAAAAATTTATTTATGTTCAATTTATACCAAATGAAATAAATTCTTCTTCGCCAGCAGGTGTAGCAGGTGCAGGTTTAACTCCATCATCAAAACCACCCATGATGAACGACATTTGA
- a CDS encoding aminotransferase class I/II-fold pyridoxal phosphate-dependent enzyme, protein MRLPIFKLEEYLSEREFNCEIMFSGSDMETYHMHELLSLASTETLELWNSLKLSYTHPKGHPLLLEEINKRYNLSSSVDNICTFNGAEEGIFAAFTNILTKDDHAIVFSPCYQSLKDLPNHLCEVSELPIEFLNGQCSFNLDILPTLIKKNTKLIIINFPHNPTGHIISKNELNHVIDIARKHNLYIFSDEVYRGLEINKADQLPPVASIYEKGISLGVLSKSYGLPGLRIGWLASQDKQLMTKLSQFKHYLTICNGAPSEILAIIALQNEDIIYSRNKKIIEKNLTLLRNFFLNKKEIFEWFEPKGGCIAYPKLKLNISAYDFCEQFSQRQKVQLLPGDVFDHDKNHFRVGFGRLNMPEAIKRFENFLINI, encoded by the coding sequence ATGAGATTACCTATTTTCAAATTAGAAGAATATCTATCTGAGCGGGAATTTAATTGTGAAATCATGTTTTCTGGATCAGATATGGAAACATATCACATGCATGAACTTTTAAGCTTAGCTTCAACAGAAACTCTTGAATTATGGAATTCCTTAAAACTATCGTACACACACCCTAAAGGTCATCCTCTACTTTTGGAAGAAATAAATAAACGGTATAATTTATCATCGAGTGTTGATAATATTTGCACCTTTAATGGTGCTGAAGAAGGTATTTTTGCAGCATTTACTAATATACTTACAAAAGATGATCATGCTATTGTTTTTTCTCCATGTTATCAATCACTAAAAGACTTACCAAACCATCTTTGTGAAGTTAGTGAACTTCCTATAGAATTTTTGAATGGACAGTGTTCATTTAATTTAGATATTTTACCAACACTAATCAAAAAAAATACAAAACTTATAATAATCAATTTCCCCCATAACCCCACAGGTCATATTATATCGAAGAATGAATTAAATCATGTTATTGATATTGCCAGAAAACATAATCTCTATATTTTCTCTGATGAAGTTTATAGAGGACTTGAAATTAACAAAGCGGATCAACTCCCTCCTGTTGCTAGTATCTATGAAAAAGGAATAAGCCTTGGAGTTCTTTCTAAATCTTATGGCCTCCCTGGATTGCGTATAGGTTGGTTAGCATCTCAAGATAAACAATTAATGACCAAATTATCTCAATTTAAACACTATTTAACTATATGCAATGGAGCTCCTAGCGAAATATTAGCAATTATTGCCCTCCAAAATGAAGATATAATTTATTCTAGGAATAAAAAAATAATAGAAAAAAATTTAACCTTACTAAGAAATTTCTTTCTAAATAAAAAAGAAATATTTGAATGGTTTGAACCAAAAGGAGGATGTATAGCTTATCCAAAATTAAAGCTAAATATTTCTGCTTATGATTTTTGCGAACAGTTCAGTCAAAGACAAAAAGTACAGCTTTTACCTGGAGATGTTTTTGATCATGATAAAAATCATTTTCGCGTTGGTTTTGGCAGATTAAACATGCCTGAAGCAATAAAAAGATTTGAAAATTTTTTAATTAATATATAA
- a CDS encoding enoyl-CoA hydratase/isomerase family protein, which translates to MQKLVDDEEFSISSDSNICFVTLNSKSTKNAISFRMAKLMQDICSPINGGTTYFEKFIVEQSCQLIILNSEVKGIFSSGGNLIELTKFSAEYGNLYTSAIYKFCSLLHQTSAISISVLTGPAYGGGAELALATDFRWGVGKTYALHFTQAQFGLPTGWGGMLRLAELCPQLNQRKIATYLITKTVMNSKQLIQNGLVDKEFSTKKACFNKIKQWSLQFQNCPKNLKEGLFARQNIFNYDALEEYDKEFFRKHFLTEEHKNKINLFLTSRKKRK; encoded by the coding sequence ATGCAGAAGCTGGTTGATGATGAAGAATTTTCTATTTCTTCTGATAGCAACATATGTTTTGTTACTTTAAATAGTAAATCAACTAAAAATGCTATTAGTTTTAGAATGGCTAAATTAATGCAAGATATATGTTCACCCATAAACGGAGGAACAACATATTTTGAAAAATTTATCGTTGAACAATCCTGCCAGCTTATTATTTTAAATTCTGAAGTTAAAGGTATTTTTTCAAGTGGTGGAAACTTAATTGAGCTTACAAAATTTTCTGCTGAATATGGAAATTTATATACTTCAGCTATCTATAAATTTTGTTCTTTACTTCACCAAACAAGTGCCATATCAATCTCCGTCTTAACTGGCCCTGCATATGGAGGAGGGGCTGAACTAGCTTTAGCAACCGACTTTCGCTGGGGAGTAGGAAAAACTTATGCTCTCCATTTTACTCAAGCGCAATTTGGATTACCCACTGGTTGGGGTGGAATGTTGCGGTTAGCAGAATTATGCCCTCAACTAAATCAAAGAAAAATAGCTACCTATTTAATTACTAAAACTGTTATGAATAGTAAACAATTGATTCAAAATGGATTAGTAGACAAAGAATTTTCTACTAAAAAAGCTTGTTTTAACAAAATTAAACAGTGGTCATTACAATTCCAAAATTGTCCTAAAAATTTAAAAGAAGGATTATTCGCAAGGCAAAATATTTTTAATTATGATGCATTAGAAGAATATGACAAAGAATTTTTTAGGAAACATTTTTTAACAGAAGAACATAAAAATAAAATTAATTTATTTTTAACAAGCAGAAAAAAAAGAAAATGA
- a CDS encoding flagellin translates to MGFRIATNVQSLNAQRNLTISNEMNNQSMEKLSSGFRINKASDDAAGLAISDKLRADYRSLIMARRNANDGVSLIQTAEGGLNEIGNILSRLRELSIQGASDTIGNTERGFLNKEFSQLKDEINRISKTTEFNGTLLLVGNQDDIDEEITKRSNKFPLELQVGKNYFESADSLDNINPTNIIRIDFSNVNASVNPDGLNLGTSEEDDITSVSSKEMSQKSISIIDEAITKVSSYRSTMGAIQSRLNSTITQLSIQAENNAATNSRIRDTDFAEETAKLAQSNILKQSGVSVLSQSNQIPMLALRLLG, encoded by the coding sequence ATGGGTTTTCGTATTGCTACAAATGTGCAATCTTTAAATGCGCAACGTAATTTAACAATTAGTAACGAGATGAATAACCAATCCATGGAAAAGTTGTCATCTGGTTTTAGAATTAATAAAGCTTCTGATGACGCTGCTGGTCTTGCTATTAGTGATAAGTTAAGAGCTGACTATCGCTCTCTTATTATGGCTAGAAGAAATGCTAATGATGGTGTTTCATTAATTCAAACTGCCGAAGGTGGTTTGAATGAAATTGGTAACATTTTATCAAGACTTCGTGAGCTTTCTATTCAAGGAGCAAGTGATACCATAGGTAACACTGAACGGGGTTTTTTAAATAAAGAATTTAGCCAACTAAAAGATGAGATCAACCGTATATCTAAAACTACTGAATTTAACGGAACGCTTTTGTTAGTTGGAAATCAAGATGACATAGATGAGGAAATTACTAAAAGATCAAATAAATTTCCACTTGAATTACAAGTTGGTAAAAACTATTTTGAATCAGCTGATAGTTTAGATAATATAAATCCAACAAATATTATTAGAATTGATTTTAGCAATGTTAATGCCTCTGTGAATCCCGATGGTTTAAATTTAGGTACATCAGAAGAAGATGATATAACAAGTGTTTCTTCAAAAGAAATGTCACAAAAATCTATTAGTATAATAGATGAAGCAATCACCAAAGTTTCATCCTATCGTTCTACTATGGGTGCAATTCAAAGCCGCCTAAATTCAACAATTACTCAATTAAGTATTCAAGCGGAAAATAATGCTGCTACAAATAGTCGAATTCGTGATACTGATTTTGCTGAAGAAACTGCTAAACTAGCGCAATCAAACATTTTAAAACAATCTGGTGTTTCTGTATTATCTCAATCTAATCAAATTCCAATGCTTGCGTTACGTCTGTTAGGTTAA
- a CDS encoding pentapeptide repeat-containing protein, with product MNDNEILKSIGINKEETDTYIKYVLYDKNNRNLIKSKELLITAHGGYHSATRQFRADKKISFFSNHGYNLVSEGDSTLRRVTQARAIARETYFRDNYVVNYNLSDVSDHKGYYLDKYYDRKDFIKIIMFESYLYSVRNVYERQKIFNRISPDLILSACPDILMVKASTNLLQVLLDPKNADYEKIFCSFCRGSGSGSPSMRATSIPRPLGDQEVLRIEAVVKSEIQSRGIAGERPSATAVPLVATATSIPIGTTGVAGSRVGGGLAAGAGSRVGGGLAAGVGSRVGAGASGVAASHATARSIPVTPVIEPAKRAKDFRNRDFSYQTLNASDLSNADLSGANFNNAILRNVNLTGSVLSWAKFDQTIFNNTSLWNCDLDNTNFDKARFSFENMTINEIINNSDPVVLATKAQKWSTTSYLPLGDSKDLGFNVMIPTIFKLEDIREPGLYRFVILPNGEIRIGYEDNRKNETQIWRDRFGRVVERRNIVTNFTQNGKTEICSHGGLCDYQKTIAAGVINIGSYFGRNYIISITNQSGHYKPNKESLFIAGIIIQNKYPTLINRTRIEAMSSDHRGRSFLEHVGTIN from the coding sequence ATGAATGATAATGAGATTTTAAAATCAATTGGAATAAATAAAGAAGAAACTGATACTTATATTAAATATGTCTTGTATGATAAAAACAACAGAAATTTAATAAAATCAAAAGAATTATTGATCACTGCGCATGGTGGTTATCATTCCGCAACAAGACAGTTTCGTGCAGATAAAAAAATATCATTTTTTAGTAATCACGGATATAATCTAGTTTCAGAAGGTGATTCAACTTTACGCAGAGTTACTCAAGCTAGAGCTATTGCTAGAGAAACATATTTTCGTGATAATTATGTGGTAAATTACAATTTAAGTGATGTTTCTGATCATAAAGGGTATTACTTAGATAAATACTACGACAGAAAAGATTTTATCAAAATAATAATGTTTGAATCCTATTTATATTCAGTAAGAAATGTCTATGAAAGACAAAAAATATTCAATAGAATTTCGCCTGATCTCATTCTTTCTGCTTGCCCAGATATATTAATGGTGAAGGCGAGTACAAACCTACTTCAGGTTCTTTTGGATCCAAAAAACGCAGACTATGAAAAAATATTTTGCAGTTTTTGTCGCGGTAGCGGTTCAGGAAGCCCCTCTATGCGAGCTACAAGCATTCCTAGACCTCTTGGTGATCAAGAAGTTCTCAGAATTGAAGCCGTTGTAAAAAGTGAAATACAAAGTCGTGGAATTGCTGGAGAGCGTCCAAGTGCTACGGCAGTACCATTAGTAGCAACTGCTACTTCAATTCCAATAGGAACGACAGGTGTTGCAGGAAGCCGTGTAGGTGGAGGATTGGCAGCTGGTGCAGGAAGTCGTGTAGGTGGAGGATTGGCAGCTGGTGTAGGAAGTCGTGTAGGTGCAGGAGCATCAGGCGTTGCAGCAAGTCACGCAACTGCGAGAAGCATACCAGTTACGCCAGTAATTGAACCTGCAAAAAGGGCAAAAGACTTTAGAAATAGAGATTTTAGTTATCAAACGTTGAATGCTAGTGATCTTTCGAATGCCGATTTGAGTGGAGCTAATTTTAATAATGCTATTTTAAGAAATGTTAACTTAACTGGATCTGTATTAAGTTGGGCGAAATTTGATCAAACAATTTTTAATAATACAAGTTTGTGGAACTGTGATTTAGATAATACAAATTTTGATAAAGCAAGATTTTCTTTTGAAAATATGACAATAAATGAAATAATAAATAATTCCGATCCTGTAGTTTTAGCTACGAAAGCTCAAAAATGGTCGACAACAAGTTACTTACCATTAGGAGATTCAAAAGATTTAGGTTTTAATGTCATGATACCTACTATTTTTAAATTAGAAGATATTAGGGAACCAGGTTTATATCGTTTTGTTATCCTTCCAAATGGTGAAATTAGAATTGGATATGAAGATAACAGGAAAAATGAAACACAAATTTGGCGTGATAGGTTTGGAAGAGTTGTGGAAAGAAGAAATATAGTAACAAATTTTACTCAAAATGGTAAAACGGAAATTTGTTCGCATGGGGGTCTTTGTGATTATCAAAAGACTATTGCTGCTGGAGTCATTAATATAGGAAGTTACTTTGGCAGAAATTATATTATCTCAATTACAAACCAGTCAGGCCATTATAAGCCAAATAAAGAATCATTATTTATTGCAGGAATTATCATTCAAAATAAGTATCCTACTTTAATTAATAGAACGAGAATAGAAGCTATGAGTTCTGATCATAGGGGAAGATCTTTTTTAGAGCATGTAGGAACTATAAATTAA
- a CDS encoding response regulator codes for MTLSIFKNIIVVDDDPDVLSQMEKIFQKIGKINYKGFLGAEQALKELETNATIFDIIFVDVRMPVFSGIALVQYIKTHENKKIRDCFCVPIVGSIGKEDKAIISEFYFYETLTKPVAEKDFIKRLEELEEQEKNPESDRNFQKEFNNSLLTKNYKKAEEILLPRLKKEPNSLRFLTLYAELLLRAQDLKKSEEFLNKILKIDPNHIPALNLISKVHIKNNKFDDAMKALEKAKLLSPHNVDRLLVIGELNLGNGEAEKAEENFKNVLKLNPTDDRASFGLGRALATQGRTEESKKVLANLKKGSELASFFNNKGVLLVKAGKFNEGVSLYKNAIKVLDMPDKEYLLLYNIALAYSKLGDKVKAIEHAKKSVEKAPPNYLKSKTLLEKLEKEGASPAAPAAQAKSATTAATASTTGKDTPKCLLTGDQMSFIMGGFDDGVKPAPATPAGEEEFISFGIN; via the coding sequence ATGACACTATCTATATTTAAAAACATAATAGTTGTTGACGATGATCCTGATGTCCTGTCGCAAATGGAAAAAATTTTCCAAAAAATTGGAAAAATTAATTACAAAGGTTTTTTGGGAGCAGAGCAGGCATTAAAAGAATTAGAAACAAATGCTACTATATTTGATATAATATTTGTAGATGTCAGAATGCCTGTTTTTTCTGGTATTGCGCTTGTGCAATATATTAAAACTCATGAGAATAAAAAAATTCGAGATTGTTTTTGTGTACCAATCGTGGGAAGCATTGGAAAAGAAGATAAAGCAATTATTTCTGAGTTTTATTTTTATGAAACTTTAACGAAACCAGTTGCAGAAAAAGACTTTATCAAAAGATTAGAAGAGTTAGAAGAACAAGAGAAAAATCCAGAAAGTGATAGAAACTTTCAAAAGGAATTTAATAACTCTTTACTTACTAAAAATTATAAAAAAGCTGAAGAAATTCTACTCCCCAGATTAAAAAAAGAACCTAACTCTCTTCGTTTTTTAACTCTTTATGCTGAATTGCTTCTAAGAGCACAAGATCTAAAAAAATCTGAAGAATTTTTGAATAAAATTTTAAAAATTGATCCTAATCACATTCCCGCTTTAAACTTAATTTCAAAAGTTCATATTAAGAATAATAAATTTGACGATGCTATGAAAGCATTAGAAAAAGCAAAACTATTAAGTCCTCACAACGTTGATAGATTACTTGTAATTGGAGAATTAAATTTAGGGAATGGTGAAGCAGAAAAAGCTGAAGAAAATTTTAAAAATGTCTTAAAATTGAATCCAACCGATGACAGAGCTTCCTTTGGTTTAGGAAGAGCACTTGCAACACAAGGAAGAACTGAAGAAAGTAAAAAAGTATTAGCAAATCTTAAAAAAGGTTCAGAATTGGCAAGTTTTTTTAATAATAAAGGCGTTTTGTTAGTAAAAGCGGGCAAATTTAATGAAGGAGTTTCTCTTTATAAAAATGCAATAAAAGTATTAGATATGCCTGATAAAGAATACTTACTGCTTTATAATATTGCGTTAGCTTATTCAAAATTAGGAGATAAAGTAAAAGCAATAGAACACGCGAAAAAGTCCGTTGAAAAAGCTCCACCAAATTATTTGAAATCTAAAACATTACTAGAAAAACTGGAAAAAGAAGGAGCATCGCCTGCCGCACCTGCAGCACAAGCCAAAAGCGCAACAACTGCAGCTACCGCAAGCACTACTGGTAAAGATACTCCTAAATGTTTATTAACCGGAGATCAAATGTCGTTCATCATGGGTGGTTTTGATGATGGAGTTAAACCTGCACCTGCTACACCTGCTGGCGAAGAAGAATTTATTTCATTTGGTATAAATTGA